A region of the Candidatus Effluviviaceae Genus I sp. genome:
GTCAGAAGATGCAGATGACGGCCTCGGCGCAGCACGGCAGGCGGCAGGCGGCCAGGGAGAGGAAGACCACCGCGGCGGTCCAGGAGGAGCCGGCGGCGGCCGAGGCCGAGCCGGAGACTCCGGCCGAGCCGGCGGGCGAGTAGCGCGCGGTCCGGAGCGGGCCGGGGGGCCGGCGTGGAGGACGCGCGGAAGGACAACCTAGTCCCCCAGAAAGGTCGGGACCATGAACGGCGATGAGATCAGGACCGGCGGGCACGGAGACTTCACGCTCCAGCCGTTGGTCGAGTACATCTCCCGCAGCCTCGTGACCAGGCCGGACGACGTCCGCATCACGCAGTCCATGAAAGGCGACATGATCGTGTACGAGGTTCACGTCGCCGACGAGGACAAGGGACGCGTCATCGGGAAGAACGGCAGGACGGCGAAGGCCCTCCGCGCGATCATAGGGGCCGCCGCGACCAAGGCCGAGAAGAAGGCGACGGTCGAGATCATCGATTGACCCTGAGAGGGCCGGCCCGTCCGGCAGCGGACGCAGCCATGAGGAATCTCGACGACTGGATCGAGGCCGGCGTGATCGTCCGGGCGCACGGCGTCCGCGGCGAGGTGATCGCCGACGTGCTGCAGGACCTCGTCGACGTGTTCGCGCAGGGTCTCGAAGTGAGACTGACCGACGGCGAGGGCGCGGAGCGCCGCCACGAGGTGCGGCGGGCCCGCAGACACCAGGACCGCGTCATCCTCGAGCTGTCGGGCGTGGACACCTGCGAGAGAGCTGAGGGCCTTCGGGCCTGCACGGTGTGGCTCAGCAGGGACAGCATCGTCCCCCCCGAGGGCAAGCGCTGGTTCGTGCAGGACCTCCTCGGCGTTGAGGTTCTCACCGAAGAGGGCGAGCTCCTCGGACGGCTGACGGAGGTCATGCACATGCCGGCCAACGACGTCTACGTCGTGCGCGGAGAGGGAGGCGAGCTGCTCCTTCCGGCGATCGACGACGTCATCAGGGACGTGGACGTGCGCGCCGGCAGGATGGTCGTGAGGCTGATCGAGGGCCTGAGATAGGGGGGGGCGCCGTGAGGATCGACGTTCTCACGCTGTTCCCCGAGATGTTCGTCGGCCCCTTGAGCGAGAGCATCCTCAAGCAGGCGCAGGAGCGGGGGCTCCTCACCGTCGGGCTGACGGACATCCGAGATTTCGCGAAGGACAAGCACCGCACCGCCGACGACTACCAGTACGGAGGCGGCAGCGGGATGGTGATGAAACCGGAGCCGATCTTCGAGGCCGTCGAGTCGGTTCTGGCGGGGGCGGCGGGGGAGGAGAGGCCGGCCGTCGTCCTGCTGTCGGCGCGCGGGCGGTTGTTCGATCAGGCGATGGCGCGCGACCTCTCCCTGTTTCCGAGGCTCGTGCTCATCTGCGGGCGGTACAAGGGCGTGGACGAGCGCGTCGCGGGCCTCGCGACGCATGAGGTTTCGATCGGGGACTACGTCCTGACCGGCGGCGAGCTCCCCGCGATGATCGTCATCGACGCCGTGGCGAGGCTCATCCCCGGCGTCCTCGGCGACATGGAATCGGCGGAGACGGACTCCTTCTACGAGGGCATCCTCGGTCCGCCGACGTACACCCGGCCGGAGGAGTATCGCGGGCTTAAGGTCCCGGAGGCCCTTGTCTCAGGGAACCACGCGCGGATCAGGCGCTGGCGGCGCGAGCAGGCCCTGAAGGCGACGCTCGAGCGGAGACCGGACCTTCTCGGGAGCGCGCGGCTGACGGAGGAGGATCGCGAGATCCTGGAAGAGATGGAGCGAGGCTGATTCCCCGGGAAGTGGCGGCGCGCAGAGCCCCGAGGGCTCAGGGAGAGACGATGAACGCGAAGGTGAAGGCCATCGAGCAGAAGCACACGAAAGCGGAAGTGCCGGAGTTCCGGGTCGGCGACACCGTCAGGGTGCACGTCCGCATCACGGAGGGCGACAAGGAGCGCACCCAGGCGTTCGAGGGAACGGTGCTTGCGCGGCAGGGCAATGGGCCCAACGAGACGTTCACGGTGCGCAGGGTCGCGTCGGGTGTGGGGGTGGAGAGGATCTTCCCCGTGAGCGCCCCGAACGTGCAGAGCATCGCCGTCACTCGCCGCGGTCGGGCGAGACGCGCGAAGCTCACGTACCTCCGGAGCAGGACGGGCAAGGCGGCCAAGACGAAGTCGAAGGACATCGAGTAGCCCCGCCCCATTGGGAGTGCACGAGCGATTCCAGGCATTGAGGACCTCAGCCTGGCTCAAGTGAAGGAGCTCGTGGCCGGCGCTCGACCGGAGCCCGGCGACGAGCTCTGGGACGCGCTCGCGTCCGACCCCCGCAGGGGAGTCGCAGACCTCCTAGCGCAGATCGCAAGACAGGCAGCGCGGGCCCGCGCCGAGCGGGAGCGCCTGGCCGCGCTCCGGCTCGACGAGGCGGCGCTCTGGGCGGCCGGCGCGCGGCACGTTGCCGGCGTGGACGAGGCGGGCCGCGGCCCGCTCGCGGGCCCCGTCGTCGCGGCGGCCGTCGTCCTCCCCGAGAACGCGGATCTCCCCGGACTCGACGACTCCAAGAAGCTCACCCCGGCGAAACGCGAGGAGCTCTTCGCCCGCATCGCTCTTGAGGCCACGGCCGTGGGGGTCGGGAGCGCATCCGAGAAGGTCATCGACGAGACGAACATCCTGAGCGCGACGCTCTCGGCAATGCGCGATGCCGTGGCCGCTCTGGCCGTGCGCCCGGACCACGTCATCGTGGACGGGACGTCGCTGCCGGAGATGGACGTCCCGCGCACCGCCATCCCGCGCGGCGACGAGCGGTCGGCCGCGATCGCCGCCGCGTCCGTCGTCGCGAAGGTCACGAGGGACCGCCTCATGGCGGATCTCGACGCGACGTACCCCGGCTACGGCTTCGCGCAGCACAAGGGCTACGGCACGAGCGAACACGTCGCCGCGCTGGCCCGGCTGGGGCCCTGCGAGATCCACCGGCGTTCCTTCGGCCTCGTGATGGAAGCGTCGGGAGGCTGGTCCGTCTCCTTCATCGGGTATCGCTCACGGCTTCTGAGCGCGGACTCGCGCGCCGCGCTCGATCGGATCGGCGCCGAGATCGCGCGCGTGAAGGACTCGATCCCCCCCCACGAGCTCTCGAGGCTTCGAGGCATCTACACCCGCGCCCAGCGGCGCGTGAGCGCGGGCGTTTCCCCGAAGCGCTGACGCGGCCACGCCCACGCGGCTGAAGCCCGCGCGGCGCGCCCGCTATCGACGCCCCCGCGGCTCGCCGCCGCGCCCACGACCCCGCCCCTGAAAGGCCTCCCATGCACACGCGCGAGCTCGGCGCGCTCGCCGAGGACATCGCCGCCTCGTATCTCAGGCTCACGGGGCACGAGGTGCTGGCCCGCGGGTACGTGTTCCGCGGCAAGGAGCTGGACATCGTCGCCCGTGCGGGCGGACGCATCCTGTTCGTCGAGGTGAAGTTCAGGCGCACGGCCGCGCGCGGGCTCCCTCGGGAGGCCGTCGACGCGCGCAAGGTGCGGCACATCGTCTTCGCCGCGCAGGGGTTTCTCGCGGAGCGGCGGCTGGGCTCGCCCGCGTGCCGGTTCGACGTCGTCGAGGTGACGATTGAGCCCGGGGGGCTCGCGCTCCGCGTGCTTCACATCCCCGGCGCGTTCGGGCTGAACTGGTGAGAGATGCCCAGAGCGCGGGATGCGGGGCTCGGCGCGACCGCGCAGGGGTGGGGCAGGGGTCGGGAGGAGGTTGTCATGCTTGCGACGGTGCTGAGCGGCGGGGTGTCGGGGATCGAGGGGTACATCGTGCGCGTCGAGGCCGACGTGAGCCACGGGCTCCCGTCGTTCGCGACC
Encoded here:
- a CDS encoding KH domain-containing protein is translated as MNGDEIRTGGHGDFTLQPLVEYISRSLVTRPDDVRITQSMKGDMIVYEVHVADEDKGRVIGKNGRTAKALRAIIGAAATKAEKKATVEIID
- the rimM gene encoding 16S rRNA processing protein RimM, translated to MRNLDDWIEAGVIVRAHGVRGEVIADVLQDLVDVFAQGLEVRLTDGEGAERRHEVRRARRHQDRVILELSGVDTCERAEGLRACTVWLSRDSIVPPEGKRWFVQDLLGVEVLTEEGELLGRLTEVMHMPANDVYVVRGEGGELLLPAIDDVIRDVDVRAGRMVVRLIEGLR
- the trmD gene encoding tRNA (guanosine(37)-N1)-methyltransferase TrmD; this translates as MRIDVLTLFPEMFVGPLSESILKQAQERGLLTVGLTDIRDFAKDKHRTADDYQYGGGSGMVMKPEPIFEAVESVLAGAAGEERPAVVLLSARGRLFDQAMARDLSLFPRLVLICGRYKGVDERVAGLATHEVSIGDYVLTGGELPAMIVIDAVARLIPGVLGDMESAETDSFYEGILGPPTYTRPEEYRGLKVPEALVSGNHARIRRWRREQALKATLERRPDLLGSARLTEEDREILEEMERG
- the rplS gene encoding 50S ribosomal protein L19 → MNAKVKAIEQKHTKAEVPEFRVGDTVRVHVRITEGDKERTQAFEGTVLARQGNGPNETFTVRRVASGVGVERIFPVSAPNVQSIAVTRRGRARRAKLTYLRSRTGKAAKTKSKDIE
- a CDS encoding ribonuclease HII, with the translated sequence MPGIEDLSLAQVKELVAGARPEPGDELWDALASDPRRGVADLLAQIARQAARARAERERLAALRLDEAALWAAGARHVAGVDEAGRGPLAGPVVAAAVVLPENADLPGLDDSKKLTPAKREELFARIALEATAVGVGSASEKVIDETNILSATLSAMRDAVAALAVRPDHVIVDGTSLPEMDVPRTAIPRGDERSAAIAAASVVAKVTRDRLMADLDATYPGYGFAQHKGYGTSEHVAALARLGPCEIHRRSFGLVMEASGGWSVSFIGYRSRLLSADSRAALDRIGAEIARVKDSIPPHELSRLRGIYTRAQRRVSAGVSPKR
- a CDS encoding YraN family protein — protein: MHTRELGALAEDIAASYLRLTGHEVLARGYVFRGKELDIVARAGGRILFVEVKFRRTAARGLPREAVDARKVRHIVFAAQGFLAERRLGSPACRFDVVEVTIEPGGLALRVLHIPGAFGLNW